The DNA window TTTGGACTCTTCTACTTCTAGGACGTATCCAAGTCTTCTAGCTAGTACATGGCGCTTTCTGAAAGTTGAATATTCCTCCATATAGGAGCCTTGTGAAAGTTAGGTAAAGTTTGTTTAGGACACTTTAATGGTTGATTATAAGTGGATTATAGTAGACAAGAAGAATAGACACAAACTAAATAAGGAGTGAGAGTAAGTCAAGGTTTTAATAGTATTGTCCTTGCTAACTAGCTCTATATATATAGTGACAAACAAACAACTGTCGCTGTGGAGATGTTTGTAAAGTGGTTGTGAGTTGTGACTGAATACTTTAAACAAAGTTGATAATCATGGTGGAAGAGCAGTGTGATGCATGCTGGTGCTATAATAAGGAAAAGATAAGTTTGGATATACATATATAGTTCGAAATTGGGGTGGCACCGTCCCAATACCACCATCAAAAGCAATGCTTTTGATGTGATACAAACTGACCTATAATTGAGCACTATATTGATACGGATGGCCATATGTTATGTATAGTGGAGGAAGATGATAAAGATTTTGTAATTTTGCAGGGAGGTGATGACGAGGAAGAGCACTACTTACATTTCTCGACTAGGGTCACCCCAGTTATGCCAGCCTTTTGGAATGATAATGTTGTCCATATATGTGTAAGCGAAGATTACCCTGGAAAAGGGTCCCCATGCCCTTCCTAGGTACAGGGCTCCTGAACCCGTGACCTTACAGTTTACAAAGGAGAACCCTGTGTCCTCCAACAGGCTGCTTCTCCCTTGTGCTGTGACTGCCCCCGTTAACTGTGCTATTGCATGCACGTGACAACCCTGCGTTTACATTTTAACCATTATGTATTCTGCCATCATCATTTCATGATTTGAGCATAACTAGGTGCATGCAGATGCAGTACATAATTGGTTATGTAATGTACATTCTTAATAGTGTTTCTGTTTCACTAACATACAATAGTACCCAGAGGATTCTTGATTAGGATCAATGTACTTGCTCTAAATGCATATATAATGGTAGAAATTAGTGTTTCTATTCTAAGTTTAAGTTCTAGAGTAATATATATAGTTCTCTGGATCGAAGCATAAATTGATATATCTAGAATGCTCCCTCCTAATTAATTTGGTTGCCAATATAAAAGCCATATGTTTCTTGCAACAATTCTCTTGAACTATCAGCTATAACAGGCGAGCTCTATGTTTAGTGCAGTAGGATCATTAGCTGGcaaattgaaaaaggaaaaccaaacTGTAAATAGAACGGAAACCGAACAAACTCTCCTGATGTAAGTGAAGCATGTCCACTTTCATGTAACACAGTGTTGCTTTTAGAAAAGACACGACTTGTATCTACCTCCACATTTCGCGTCATCCCACAATGAATTCAAGAACATACAATTTTCATAAAAGGACATGCGATCCAAATTTCATcaagttttagtacttttttcttttttaagttttagtactttgtttGTCCAATGTATGTTTTTAGTCCACACAAAAGTGTTCAATTGAACGAATTCAATTTCAACAGGTGAGACCAAAACCATATGAACATGCTAACGTGGCTTTATTAAGAACGAGGAACATGAAACAAGATGCAAGCACTGTAAAGTTTTAACTAACCACTGATATGCAAAGACAATAATATTATTGTTTGTCGATTTCTCAAGGGATCAGTGGAGATAGTTACCTCAAACAAAGAGAGCCCGTTACCAAAGATGAAATCCACAGAGCCTTCGATGTAACAATCTTTGTAATAATGCCTGCCTACGTGGTCATACAGCGTATCCTGTGCACCCAAGAATCTGCAACCCACAAAAACTGCTGTATCTGCCGATATCCTAAATGCAACAGCTTGCTTTCCAATGGCTCCTGGGGGTGGTACTGGAGTTGTATTCTGcatgcattttttattttttggcaaATATTACGTGATCATGAGATTAAAATGTTAATTATGACTAGCCAATAACAAAAGAAGGGGAAAATGATATTACCTTGAATGTGATGTTCTTGGCTATGAAATATGGAGAATTCACAGCAAATGTTGCAGAAGCAAATGTGTATGACTTCAGCTGAGGTATTGTAACCTTTTCCCTGGAAAACTCGCATTTTTGGGGGGGTCAAAAAGAAATGATCATTTGATGGAGAGAAAGCAACATGAAAATAATACCAACTGTGAAAGATGAGGAAGGATGAAAGAAAAGACGCATTTCAAAAACCACATGCAAAGTAGGTACCTGTAGTCAGGAAACCAGTTTGTAGCATATTGATCAGAAGCTAAAGGACAACGTGCAACAAACCGacatatttctttttcaatggTGGCGAAATATAACAAAAACTTGAGCGTGACTACCTCTTAAATGTACCATAGTAAATAGTAATGCActattttctctctctctcttcttggTGGTACAGTTATGCATTTACCAAGCCTTGACAGAAAATACCACAAAGAACAGAGAAATGTATTGAGTATATCCTAAAACACTTACGTGTAAACACCCGCATGAACCTTGATCAACACTCTAACTAGATTAACAGTAGGGAGAGAATCAATAGCCTGCTGAATTGTAGTAAAGTCACCGTAGTTTGGATTTTTGTCGACCGTAAGAGTGTAAGAAGGGAAGAGCTTATTCTTGGCGGTCTTGAACACAGAGTGATTGAGGCTGCCAACAAAGTTTACCCACTTCATGAATTGTTGTTCAGAGTATTGGACTTGGGTCATATTCACTGCAAATAGCTTCCCTGAAGCTGTTCTTTTTGGCCTAATGCCTTTGGTGTGGCATACTACTGTATTGCTTCCATAGCTCAGAAGAATGAAAATGATAGAATGTACAAGAAGTTTAGAAGTGGGCATATCGATTGATCTCTACAGAATGAGAATGAGATCGAgaagaggagaaaagaaaaagaaggaaaaaagccGTACTAAGGAATGTTGTTTTGGGGTTAGGAAGTGCATTAAGCTGGCTCGTAAATTggttgtgtatatatatatatatatatatcagtaCTACTTGGGAATTAGTGCTTAGTAGTAACTGCTGCTGCCTTTTCATTTTAGGTGGAAAAAGCGATGCTATATTTAGATGATCTTGACATGGAGTGAGAGGTCACGGGTGCCTCTAATTGAATCATTGTGGAATGTTGGGGAAGAACTAAGAAGGGGGAATGGTTGGGTTGGGGAGGGGGATCACAGGAAAACGATCTCAGACCACAAAGCGAGTCCTAGGGAGGCATGCACTTTTCGGCCTAACAAAAACGTTTCTTTCCGAGTTTTTAAAGCTCATTCAGAGTTGGTGGTGCCCGTGACCATCTCTATGTTTCCGTATGAAGCTGAACATATTCTGCTTTCAGAAATGACGTGTTTTTTGTGCAGTCTATTTTGTTTTTTGTTATTTGCGCTCTTaccatttgttttatcatataatctaataaataaaaaattatattattaaaATGATAATGAGGGTGTGATAAGCAAAAAAAAGAAGTGTAAATAACATTTTTTGCACAGTAATTTCTAATTAGTTCTATTCAACATATAGTACAGGGAAGGGTGCTTGCTACTGTAGTTGCCAAACACTCGAGGAAATGTGGGTTTCTATCTTTGGTTTATATGCGTCACATGAATCACATATATTTGCTAACTAGCTCAAAAGCCAATATCGTTGTAGAAGTTTGTCAGAGAAGAAGACTAGAAAGAAAGC is part of the Coffea eugenioides isolate CCC68of chromosome 6, Ceug_1.0, whole genome shotgun sequence genome and encodes:
- the LOC113776303 gene encoding probable pectinesterase 53 is translated as MPTSKLLVHSIIFILLSYGSNTVVCHTKGIRPKRTASGKLFAVNMTQVQYSEQQFMKWVNFVGSLNHSVFKTAKNKLFPSYTLTVDKNPNYGDFTTIQQAIDSLPTVNLVRVLIKVHAGVYTEKVTIPQLKSYTFASATFAVNSPYFIAKNITFKNTTPVPPPGAIGKQAVAFRISADTAVFVGCRFLGAQDTLYDHVGRHYYKDCYIEGSVDFIFGNGLSLFEGCHVHAIAQLTGAVTAQGRSSLLEDTGFSFVNCKVTGSGALYLGRAWGPFSRVIFAYTYMDNIIIPKGWHNWGDPSREM